CATCGCGCGACGCTTCATCCAGGAGGGCGCGCGGGTCATCGCCACCGGACGCCGCACGGAGCTGTTGGAGAAGGTGCGCGCGGAGCTGGGGGAGCGGCTGTTGCCGGTGACGCTCGACGTGACGGACCGTGAGGCGGTGAAGCGGGTGGTCGACGGGTTGCCCGCCGGGTTCGCCGAGGTGGACGTGTTGGTGAACAACGCGGGGCTGGCGTTGGGGTTGGAGCCCGCGCAGTCGGCGAAGCTCGAGGACTGGGAGGTGATGGTCGACACGAACGTGAAGGGGCTCATGTACTGCACGCACGCGGTGCTGCCCGGGATGGTGGCGCGCAACCGGGGGCACATCGTGAACATGGGCTCGGTGGCCGCGGACTATCCGTATCCGGGTGGCAACATCTACGGGGCCACCAAGGCGTTCGTGCAGCAGTTCAGCCTGAACCTGCGCGCGGACCTGCTGGGCACGGCGGTGCGAGTGACGGACATCGAGCCGGGGCTCGTGGGCGGCACGGAGTTCTCCAACGTCCGCTTCCGCGGTGACAGCACCCGCGCCGCGTCGGTGTACGCCAACACGCAGCCGCTGACGCCCGAGGACATCGCGGACACGGTGCACT
The Myxococcus fulvus DNA segment above includes these coding regions:
- a CDS encoding SDR family oxidoreductase, encoding MNVLVTGATAGFGLAIARRFIQEGARVIATGRRTELLEKVRAELGERLLPVTLDVTDREAVKRVVDGLPAGFAEVDVLVNNAGLALGLEPAQSAKLEDWEVMVDTNVKGLMYCTHAVLPGMVARNRGHIVNMGSVAADYPYPGGNIYGATKAFVQQFSLNLRADLLGTAVRVTDIEPGLVGGTEFSNVRFRGDSTRAASVYANTQPLTPEDIADTVHWVATRPAHVNINVMSLMPVAQAFGPLAVKRQG